The genomic interval TCTCTTTTGTTGGTATAAGCATTGCCTCGGTTGTAATAGGCCTCGGCGTAATTGAGATTCAGTTGTATCGCAGCGTCATAATCTCTAATAGCTCGGTCAACCTTGCCTGCTCTGTCGTAAGCAAGTCCTCGATTGATATAGGCTATAGCATAATCAGTCCTCAATTCTATGGCAGTATTATAGTCTCTAATAGCTCGGTCGTAATTTCCTTTGCTGGTATAAGCATTGCCACGATTGTTATAGGCTGATGCATAGTCTGAGTTGAGTTGTATCGCCGTGGTATAATCTTCAATAGCTCGGTCATAATTCCCTTTGTTGGTATAAGCTGTGCCGCGATTATCGAAGGCTTCCCAAAAATTAGACTTCAACGCAGTCGCTTGATCATAGGCTGAAATGGCTTTTTCCGGCCGGTTCCCCTGATAAAGGAGGTAACCGATAGAAAAAAAAGCATGTGCGGCGAGTTCACTTTCACTCTGTTTAGGAATGTTTGAAGCGGGCTGCTTGCTTTTGTTTGCTGTTTCTATGGGTGCTTCTTCTGCCAACTCTGGAAACCGTTCGGTGAGTTTTGGAACGTAGGCATCTTCATAGTTGGCAATGATCCGAATAATGAATTTCATCAACGGTGCCAAAGGATGACTTTGATTCTCACCAACGGAATAAATTAATTCTTCTAATACATCATCCAACCATTGATATTCATCTTCTGTCAGTTCGATAACACCGTAATGACCATGCCGCTGCCCAAAATCGATTAATCCATCTAATACCCATACTAACCATTGATAGGCACTTTCAGGGTAGATTGTAGACACAACGGGAGCCGACGATTGAATTTCGACCTGAATTTGTATCGGCTCCGACCTCTGAAACAATTGGGATCCGCTTAAGGTAACTCCAGATGAAACGGTATCCAATTCCAAAGGCCCAGGTATTGATGAAACGTCAAATGCGTGTTGTATTTCCATCGCCATAGTTTACCTCTTCCATTTACCTCTATCATACTCGTCATGCGTAAGCACACGCCTAATAGAAACTGTCTGATCTGTATATTCAACAAATGTGATAAGACGTACGTTTCTACCAATGTTGAAGACTGTCAAAGTTGTGTTTTCACCTGCCTTTATTGGCACCGGGTCTGCTTGAGGAAACGTTTCACGCAAATCTACAAAAGACTCAAAAGTTCCTTCCTCCATCAATGTATACCATCGCTGAAGAGCACTTCTGGCAGTTGAATGTCTCTGCGCAAATTTGTCCAGTTTTCTTCGTCCAATGATCTCCATTAGGTGTTTTCAGGAAATGTCCGCTCCTTGATTCAGTTACATTAAGATGGTCGGTCCCAGTTATTATACCATAGAAAAAATTAATTATCAAAAAACAAGAACGAAGAAACGCTATGCCTCGCTCCCAATATCCAACCCCGACAACTTCTCAACAATCCGCACCGTCTCCAAACTGACACTGATAACCTTCCGAATCAGATCCACGATGTAGGTCTCATCATCCGCACGGTTCGGATCGTTTACGATGTCGCTGCGTCTATCTGTCTTCACGCGATACTGATCCACCACCCACTCCAACGCTGAGCGGTTCCCTAACCGATGTCGCGAGATTGTCGTGGAGGTCTTTCGCCTCCCAGTAGCCGCGCGGCAAGCCGAAGTTGTTATCCGTGAGCATACCGTCAACATAAATTGTTGTCCCTTGCAGCGTGCGGAGCGGTTTTTCACAGATAAGCGTTAGATTGTTTTGCCGGGCGTAATGTTGAAGGAGTGTTGCAAAGGCGAGTCTGACCTCGGTTTCGTTTGTTGCACCGAGTTTTTCATACTGTTTAAGTTCTGTGTAAAAGGTTTGTATCGCTTTATGTGTCGGTTTGATGTTCCGCACGCTTTCGTTGAACTCCTGATTTATATTCTACATAGGTTCTATGCTATTATGTCAATTCTGATTGAATTTCTCTTAAAAGCATCAAGGTTTTTGATCATGCCCGGTGCGGTTAGGAGGGAAACACCCAAGCAAAAACACCGCACCTACCGGGTCTGGGTGGACGGTGCGGTTAATGTAATATAGACTTTTAGAAGGACTATTACAGGTCAAATAGAAACGGGTTATTCGCATCGTAATAATATGCGGGTTCCTCTACGGAGGTCCGACTGTCCTTTGTTAAGCGGATAGGTGCCGAGAATTGTTCGATAATCCCCTTTTGCGCCAGCCATTCGCACGCCAATTCAAATGCGAGTCCACGGCTTCCAAAATGCGTATAGATGTCGGTTATTGTGCGTTCCTCGCCCGATTCCTCTAAAAAGTCAAGCAGCGGTTTAAACAACGTCTGTAGGTTATCTTCCAAGTAGGTGTCTACCTGTTCAAGTGCCTCGCGAAGCATCACTTCATCTTTTGGCTTGTCCAACAGATCTATGAAAACAGCGTTGAAAAAGTCAGGATTGTGATCAAGGGCTTGATAGAGAACCTTCCTGCGTGGTGTTTCACCGTGCATAAGCACCTCAATACATGCCAATTGTCTGACCATATATGTTAGGTAGAGAAACGTATAATCGAAATCCCGCTTGAGGTGAAACCATTTCTCGGCTTTCGCGAGTACGGTTGTTGCGAAAGCTGCGGCGTTGAGAAGTTGGGAGTGCTTATCCCGTTCACCGACTTGTAGACAGGACGGGTCTCCGATGGTGAAATTAGCATCTCCATCTACAGAAAGCAAACTATCCTTGGAAAAAAGGACACGACTCTCCGCGAGGATTGAATGGAGCGTGCTGCCTTGTAGCGTTCCTTCTAACATTTTTCTATAAGCACTGCGGGTATAGAGTCGCACCTGGATCGGGACCCCTTCTTCAATTAATTGATACTGTTTCTGTTTGAACCTCGTGCCGTCACGGAGAATCAGGGTGATATGGACAGTGGTTTTTTCCCAGACATTGTCTTCAGCAAGGTTGCTGGTGAGAATCGCCGCGAGGATGTACATATCCTGCTCGAGTGTGTCCGATATACTCTCGACGGCGCGGTGAATTTGTGCGTGGATATCCCCTTTCAAACGCGATTGAGAAGCATCGCGAGCGACAAGAAACACCCTATCAAAAACACTCGCTCCTACAGTGCTATCGCGAGCAGAGCTCGCTCCTACAGTGCCATCGTAGTAATAGGCGGGTTCTTCAACGGCAATTTGGCTCTTCGCCGTGAGTTTCAGTGACATCGAAACTTGCCTGATAATCCCCTTCCATGCCAACCATTGGCACACCAGATTGAGCGATCCTTCACCATCATCATGTAATCCGCGCCCTAAGTCTGCATACAATTCCGTAATCGAGCGCGGTGCTTTCTGCTCAGCGAGATAATCAAGAACCGGTTGGAAAATAAATTGCCGTTCATCAAGGTAGGTGTTGACAGCCTTGAGCGCGTCCTGAATAACTGCCTCGCTCTTTTCGCAGTTAATCAGGTCTGTATAGACACGGTTAAAGAAATCAGGATTGTAGCGGAGCGCAGGTTGAATCACCTCTCTTGCAGGAATTTCATCGTTCAAAAGCACTTCTATCCGTGCTAATCCTTGCACCACTTCCAATAGCGATAGAAAGGAAATCAGGCAATCTTTATTCACGTAAAACTGCTTTTCAGTATAGACAAGGCTCGGCAGCGTGCTGGCGATGACGTTGAGCAGTTGGAACTGTTTATCGCGTTCACCGATGTTATCGCGGTTTGCGTTCTTATCATACCACTCTTGGATAGATGCATCATGGGAAAAGAGGAGCGTGCTGTGCGAGAAATAGGAGTGCATGAAAGACCCCTGTTGCGCGCTCTCAATATTCTGCTTAAAAGCGTTCCGCGGCGTTATACTGGCGTGGATGTTTACGCCGTTTTCAATGAGCGAGAAGAAAGATTGTGTCGGACGGATGGCATCCTTGCCGATGATTTCGACATCGAGGTCCGATTTTTCCCATACTTGGGCATAGGAAAAACTACCCGCAACAATCGCTGCGAGGACATAGGGATCTTTCTGAACCTTTTCGACAAGTGCCTCTACTGCTTCGTGGTACTGCTGTTCGATAACGTCTTGGGATTGCATTGGAGCCTCCTATTTTGATGGAACTTGAAGCCGAATTTTGCTGGAAAAAAATAGGGGATTTACTGTTAAAAAATTATACTATAAATCTGTTAAGAGTGCAAATTAATTTCAGCAGAAGTTAGGGCTATTTGTAGTAGGTTTTACAGCCAATGATGTGCTTGGAAAGTGCACCATTGGGGTCAATTTAGTCCCGTAGGTTGGGTTGAACGGTATTGAAAAGGTATATGTCCGTGTGTCAGTACCCTCAAACCTAACTTGTCATCCTATACATCCAAAAACGCAGTGAAACCCAACTTGAGACCCTCAGGTGTCCCGAAACGGTAAAGGTGTTGGGTTTCTCTCGGTTTTCTGTTTGACGTGGCATCTCTGGTGCGGGCTGAGTGTTGTGTTATTTTTCAGGGTTTTGGGAATATCCGTTCAACCTATAGGAAACACCCCAGCAAAAACACCTACGGGAGGATACGGTTTTTTCTAAAATTGACACCTATGGTGCGGTTAGGAAACCGCCCTACCGGTCCTGAAAAAAATATAGAATTACCGAAATATTTTCTTAAACTTCATCAAACCACACCTATCGGGCCTAGCGGGCAAAATTGGACAAAAAAACCGAAAACTAAATAGTCCTGAGTATAACTCACGGTTTTCTTGCAATAATTTTGGACTTGCGTTAGTATGTACGGCAAGTACTACCTCACACACAAACGGAGAAATACGCGATGAAATGGACAAAATATGGGTGGGTTGCAATGATAGCGATGCTAATCAGCATACCTGTTGTCTTCGCAGCCCATGAAGAAGATAAGGGGCCCGAAAAATTCGGACGTTACGAATTCAAGGAACAAGACATTGCAGAAGCAACGGATGCATGTGATGCCGGTGGAGCGTCGGGACCCGAATTCGTGCCGACAGTTCGTGATAAAGAACCCAACTTGGCACTCCTCAAAGATGCGGAGGCGGAAGCTTCCTCGCAGTTAGAGGGATGGTGTCCGCGTAGACACTGTATTGAATATCTCAACGACGGTTTTTACAACAACTGTCGGAGTTGGATCATCGGCCCGGTGCCGGGGTGGGCGCAGATTGACATGGGTGATGTCGCGAATGTGAACCGTATCTATTTCGCGAGCGATCATGCACAAAATTTCCAAGACCGGACAACCGCTGATTTTGATATTCTCGTCGCGACTACCAAAGCGGATCCAGATTCTGAAGCGAACACATGGACAAAGGTTTACACGCACAAGGGAGACCCTATTAGCGAAACAACTGAGTTCACCTTCAAAGATGTAGAAGCACGGTGGTTGCGCCTCCATATTCGCGCGAACGGTGGCGCGCGTGTTGATGAAATCGAGATTTATGGTGGACGTGATCCGATGGCTGTTGAACCGGACGCGAAACTTACCACAACGTGGGCAGAGATCAAAACAGAGTAGGATTGCTATCTGTAGGCGAGGTTTAAAACCTCGCCTACAACAAATAAGGTAGAAAAGAAAAAGTGCGATATGCCTGCATGAAAACCTTCATCTGGCAGATAACTCTCATCGTTATACTGACGCTGTGTGTTAGTATCGGTTATGCTGAAATTCTGTTTCAGGATGACTTTGAGGCGAAAAACGCGATTGGTCAGCGGGTCATTGATGAAACGAAATGGATGCCTCTACCGAGTTGGAAGCTCAGCGACAACGCGGATCAGCACGCGGTTTTAGGCAAAAAAGTGCTTGATATCTGGGGGCATGGTGCCGGATTAAGTATCGCTGAGTTCCCAGAGGAATTTGATTACTATGCCGATTTCAAGACGATGGAGGGAACCGGCCCCGGGAGTGTCGCACGTTTTGTGTTTCACGCGCAAGAAGATCGAGTGGACCCGCTCAACCTTATTCAGGCAAACAGCATTTATAACTACTACTCGGCATCAATCACGACGGAAGGTGCTAAATACTCACCCCAACATATCCGTTGGGCGCGCCACTTCGTGCGCGAAAGAGTTCGGCAAGTTTGGAGCGTTCCGTTTGCAGACAGACAAAATCGGGAGCGGGACGTTTGGTACCGGGTGAAGTTTGAGGTGCGGGCGAATCAGCAATTTTATGCATACTTGGGTGAAGTTGGTGCAGACCCGAATGAACTCATTTTCGTAGGGACATGGACCGATGTTAAAAAAGGGTTCGCGCAGGGAAAGATTGGCTTCTCAATGATAGGAAATGTTAAAGGGGCTGGGGTGAACGCGCCCAATTCGATAATATCGTAGTGACTACGCCGGGATCTCATCCGCTCCCTGTTGCCCCAAGCGGGAAACTGTCTTTGACATGGGGTGAGCTCAAGCGCGAATAAGGAGACTGAATGCGATATACCATTTTTTTTACACTTATTTTCCTGACACTCGCTTTGTGTGTTAGCACGGTTTCTGCAGAAATCTTATTTCACGACGATTTTGAGCGTCAAGAAATCGACCTCGCTCAATGGGCACCGCAAGCGAGTTGGGGACTTAAGGAGAATGATACCCGACATGATGTGCTTGATAGAAGAGTGCTCGACGTTTGGGGCGGTGGTGCTGGGTTGACGCTTACCGATTTCCCTGAAGAATTCGACTACTACGCCGATTTCAACGCAAAGAACGGCGGTTCGTTGGGGTTCGTTTTCCACGCGAGGAACGACAAATACTTCTATATGCACGAGATTTCAACTGCTGGTTCTAAGTATTCACCGCAACACATCGGATGGCATATAAACCTTGAGAACAACTGGTCCGTCGAAAATACGCCTTTTGCAGATGAAAAAAAACGTAGGCAGAATGTTTGGTACCGCGTCAAGTTTGAAGTGCGCAAGAACTACAAGTTTAAGGCATACCTCGGTAAGGTTGGTGCGAAATGGAATAGTCTTGTCTTTGTGGGTGAATGGAGCGATAGTGAGAAGAGATACGAAAAGGGTAAAATCGGTTTCTACGCGCGAGGCGGTAATCGGGGCGCGGCCGCCCATCACGCGCAATTCGATAATATTTTCGTTACGACCCCGGAATTTAATATTTTTTCCGTCGAACCGAAAGGGAAACTCACGGTGACGTGGGGCAATCTGAAAACACAATGAACTCTCAAAAACCGTTAGCAATCGGTATCATCGGTGCTGGCAATATGGGTAGAAATCATCAGGGGACAATAACCCGTTACGGCGCGGGTGTCGTTGCTGTGCATGACGTGCGACTTGAGGCTGCGCGTGAACTCGCAACGCATGCTGACGGCGCACTTGCTACTACCGATTTAGATGCTTTTTTCGATGTAGAAATGGATGGGGTCGTGATCACAACACCACCCCCCATTCGCTTTGAACCTATCCAGATGGCGTGCGATCGTGGTATTTCTATGATGGTCGAAAAACCGCCTGCACTGAATATGATTGAAGGTAGAAAGTGTCTTGAAGCCATTGAGAAAGCGGATGTCATCGCCGCCGTGGGATTTCAACTCCGTTATCATCCGCTCTATGAGCGGTTAAAGGCGTTAATCGCCGCGGAGACGGTACACCTCGTCCGAACGGTCTGCACCGTCAATTATTACCTCAGTTTCAGTATGGCACCATGGTTCCTGCAGTATGAGATCAGCGGCGGCCCCTTGCCGGAACAAGCAGTGCATGTTTTGGATTGTGCGCGGTTTGTTATGGGGAACCCGAAACCCGTGCAGGCGCATGCATTGGCTATTAAAAATATGGCGTTGGAACGGACGGAATTCGATGCAGAAAACGCCATCCAGATGACCTATCAGTTGGACAATGGCGTTTTCGGAACGCACATGAACCACTGCGGTACCGAAGGATTTACTTTTGAGGTCGAAGTCGTCGGACCGCATTTGCGACTACACGCACACATGACAGATAATACTATTCGCGGGTACCTTAACGGTGAAACTGTTAATGAACCAGCGGTCTCCGAAAACAGTTTAGGCTTAGACAAAACCGAGGCGTGGCTGCGCGCCATTGAAACAGGCGACAGGACACTCATCCGCTCACCTTTTGCTGATGGCGTGCAGACACTCGCCTTAATTGATGCCGCGGTCCAGAGTCGCGACACCGGTAGATTTATCCAAGTGGAGGAACTCTAATGGTGGATTGGATCTATTTTCGGAATAGCTGAAACTCATGCAAAAAAGTGCAAGAGTTTCTTGACACACATAACTTACAAGCAGAAAACCGTACGGACGCTCGAAAAGAACGAATGGATGCTGCAGCAGTATGGGATTTGATGGGCAGTGCGGAGCAGATCGTTGTCGCGAAAGGGAAGCGCGTGGAAACTTTCGTGCCGTCTGATGACACACAAGCACCGATTCTGAAAGCCGTCCTGGGTCGTAGCGGTAGCCTGCGCGCACCGACAGTCCAGAGTGGAGATGTCTTTTTTGTCGGCTACAATGTAGCACTCTATGAGAACCCACCGTTTGTCTAAATCTTACGAGGACGAAAACTGATGGCAACCATTGAAAAGATTTTGATTACGGGTGCAAGCGGATATTTAGCGCAATTTATTATTGACCGGTTGCACGGCGCGTATGAGCTGACACTGACTGACATCGTTGAACCGGATCAAGTGCCTGAGAATACGACCTTTATCAAGGCGGATGTGACAAACGCTTCCGAAATCGAAGCAGCGTGTGCAGCGCAGGATGCGGTTGTGCATCTTGTTGCCTTGGTCCGAGGACGATCCGATAAACCCGCTTCGCTATTTGCTGATGTGATGGTGAAAGGCACATGGAATGTTGCTGAAGCCTGCATCCGACAAGGTGTACGGAAGCTTGTGAACATATCAAGTATATCGACGTGTCCGCCTGCGCCGAGTGCAAAACTGCCTTATGAGGTGGGTGACGATTTCCGGTTCGGACCGGGTGATCTCTACTATGCGCTCGCAAAGTACCTCGGTGAGCGGATCGGCGCAGCATACCATCAGGCACACGGATTAGATGTAATTCATGTCCGTCCAGGGGTTATCGCTGGCGATGGACAAAACCCCGGTCCAGCAGCCCCTGATGTTGTAACGGATCCTTGGTTCGTTTATGTGGATCCGCGAGATGTTGCGCAATGTGTCGCTCGCGCAATTGAGACAGAGACGGTAAAGTATGGGGCGTATAATGCTGTTGCTGGACGTACCGATTCCCGTTTTTCGTGGCAGCAGGCAGAAGACGATTTGGGGTATTCACCAGAACACAACTGGCCAGATATCCCCGGTGGCGAGACGTAAAGATGCTTATGACACCTGAAAACAATGAACCTCAATCAGGAACTACCGATTTATAGAAGCAGCCAATCAGCAAAAGTTACTACAAACAATATATACCTACCTTGATCACGAGAAGGCATCTGGTGCTTTAAATAATAACGGGATTCCGAGGATGGTTCGCGGATATTTCTCTGAAATGGCGTGCGTTATTGGTGAATGTGCCCGCGTTCTAAAACCCAATGCCCGTCTTTTGATAAAAAATGTCACTGTCTGACGTTTGTTAGGGGTTTACCACCCGTTGTCGCTTAAGCGTTTCGATTTCCTGTGTAAGTATTTCAATCTGCTTGGCTTGTGCGTTGTCTTGGACGCTTCGCCAGCCTATCATGATTGTCAAAACAACTAAAGGAATACCTATGAGTGCTATCACAGCGACAAGGATACCTATAAGCCATGCCACTGGTGTTTTTAGGCGCTCTATTTGTTGAGTGACGTGTTTTTGTGTACGGTCTTCGGACTCTTTAATCTTTGCGTCAATTTTCTCGATGTCCTCAACGGTCAACTCACCAAGAGCGGGCAAAGCTACCACAGAAAAGAGTATTGAGAGGACGAGTATCGTTTTCATGAAGTGTTCCAGTCCCAGTTTGTTTTATCCCCCTGCAATGGTGAGAGGGTGGCAGAAACGGAGAAGAACTCCGTTCATTGCAGTGCCACCCTAAACTGGTTCTTTAAGAGTGTATCAGATTCACGAAAAAATAGCAAAGGAAACCTTATCAAGCTTATCAAGTCTCCATAAGACGGAGCAGCCAGTTCCGTGAAAGGTCGTTGGAGGTGTCAGTGGAAGTGTCATTATACCAAAGGGGTTCTCTGTGTACAAAAACTTTCAATTATTTATCAAACTCACGTCTTGATACGGAGAGACACGTAATGTTCAAACAGCATAGTGGTTTACAACGAATGCTTTTTCAATTGGTTCTCGGAGTTTCCCTATTTATAATGGTAGGCACCGTTGCCGCTGCAAAATGGGAAGTCATTTCTGAACTGCCAACGCATCGAACAAGCTTTTCGACCGCTGTGGTGGATGGTAAAATTTATCTCATCGGTGGGACGCTCTTTGAACATGCACGTGGTGTTTTGCGTGATCCGGGTCCTGGTATTTGGCGGGGTCCATTTGGGATGTCCTTGGTGGAGGTGTATGACCCAGAAACCAACACGTGGCAAAGACTCGCTAACATGCCGACTGTCCGGGCAGGCACTGAGACCGCTGTTGTTGATGGCAAAATCTATGTTATGGCAGGATACGCCGGGAAAGACAACCATGGTAAGAATTTCAAATTTCTGAAAGCCGTTGAGATGTACGATCCACAAACCGACACGTGGGTCAGGAAGCAGGACTTGCCGGTTTCCCGTATGCAGTTCGGCATTGGTGCAGTCGCTGGCAAAATCTATGCTATTGGTGGGGTTCTGGATCCAAAGGAGAAGAAACCTGGGCTGCAAGGACGCATTGATCTCGTAGAAGTCTATGACCCTGTTAGTGATACATGGGCAAAGCGGGCGGACATGCCGACAAGACGTGATGGCTTTGCAACAGCAATTATTGATGATACTATTTACGCCATCGGCGGGAATGGCTGGCCGCAAGTCGGTGCGGGAGGTCCTGCTCTTGGAACGATTGAGGTCTATGAGCCGAGAGTCAATCGGTGGACGAAGAGACCTGACATGCCAAATCTGAGGAGGGGCTTTGGAATGGTTGTTATTGCGAATAAAATCTATCTCATTGGCGGCTCCGCTGTGGGAGCGCACGGTGTCCGAGGTGAGCGACTTACGAGTACTGAAGTGTATGACCCGGCTACAAAGAGATGGCGTTTGACTTCTACGCCTACTGCCCCCACCCTATCGCCATTTTCTATGGTGGCAGTCAACGGCAAGATTTATGCCTTTGGTGGCACCACAGAAGATAGGGAATTTTCTCCAACCGTTGAAGTC from Candidatus Poribacteria bacterium carries:
- a CDS encoding type II toxin-antitoxin system HigB family toxin, with protein sequence MEIIGRRKLDKFAQRHSTARSALQRWYTLMEEGTFESFVDLRETFPQADPVPIKAGENTTLTVFNIGRNVRLITFVEYTDQTVSIRRVLTHDEYDRGKWKR
- a CDS encoding NAD(P)-dependent oxidoreductase — encoded protein: MATIEKILITGASGYLAQFIIDRLHGAYELTLTDIVEPDQVPENTTFIKADVTNASEIEAACAAQDAVVHLVALVRGRSDKPASLFADVMVKGTWNVAEACIRQGVRKLVNISSISTCPPAPSAKLPYEVGDDFRFGPGDLYYALAKYLGERIGAAYHQAHGLDVIHVRPGVIAGDGQNPGPAAPDVVTDPWFVYVDPRDVAQCVARAIETETVKYGAYNAVAGRTDSRFSWQQAEDDLGYSPEHNWPDIPGGET
- a CDS encoding ArsC family (seleno)protein; translated protein: MQEFLDTHNLQAENRTDARKERMDAAAVWDLMGSAEQIVVAKGKRVETFVPSDDTQAPILKAVLGRSGSLRAPTVQSGDVFFVGYNVALYENPPFV
- a CDS encoding Gfo/Idh/MocA family oxidoreductase, producing MNSQKPLAIGIIGAGNMGRNHQGTITRYGAGVVAVHDVRLEAARELATHADGALATTDLDAFFDVEMDGVVITTPPPIRFEPIQMACDRGISMMVEKPPALNMIEGRKCLEAIEKADVIAAVGFQLRYHPLYERLKALIAAETVHLVRTVCTVNYYLSFSMAPWFLQYEISGGPLPEQAVHVLDCARFVMGNPKPVQAHALAIKNMALERTEFDAENAIQMTYQLDNGVFGTHMNHCGTEGFTFEVEVVGPHLRLHAHMTDNTIRGYLNGETVNEPAVSENSLGLDKTEAWLRAIETGDRTLIRSPFADGVQTLALIDAAVQSRDTGRFIQVEEL